TTCAatggtttgcaaaaaaaatttagatctAAATCCACATGCCTATTATGTTCATTGTTTCGCACATCAACTTCAACTTGTGGTGGTTTCTgttgctagtagtgcttgttgTCAATTAGTTCATGATTTCTTTGAGGATGTTCAGAAAATTGTAACCACAACAAGCTCGTCTTGCAAGAGAAGGGATGCCCTAAAGGCAAAACAACACGATACTATTATAGAGAAGCTAGAAAGGGGTGAAATTTTCACTGGAAGAGGTATTCATCAAGAAACTAACCTTGCTAGACCTGGTGACACTAGAGGGGGTTCACATTATATAACCTTAATTCATTTGGAAACAATGTGGGACTCAGTTTTACATGTTCTTTCCATTGTGCATGAAGATGGTCATGTACCAACACAAGCAGCGGGAATGATTGAAAAAATGGAGACGTTCAAATTTGCTTTCATCCTAAAATTGATGTTGAAAGTGCTTGCAGTCACAAATGAACTCTCTCAAACCTTGCAAAGGAAGAATGTCAATGTTGTTGTTGCTATGGAGTTACTTGATGTTGTTAAAACTAGAATGGCTATGATGAGGACAGATAGTGGTTGGGAATCATTTTTTGAAAGTGTGAAGGAATTTTGTGATCAAAAGGGTATTCCTGTGGTAGATATGGATGCAGAAGTACCTATTAGAGGTCGATCAAGGCGACATGGATTCAGAGTCACAAATCTTTATTACTACCGTATTGAGATATTATTTGTGATTCTTGATAAAATCAATACAGAGTTGTGTCATCGTTTCAATGAAGTTTCAAGTGAGTTGTTAGTTGGTTTTTCTTGCCTTGATCCAAATAACTCATTCTCCAACTTTAATTTGGACAAGCTAGTTAAACTTGGTGAATTATATGATCAAGACTTTACAGTTGTTGAACGTGCAATGTTAAGGGACCAACTTGAGACATACATTGTCTATGTGCGAAGACATGTTGCTTTTGGTAATTGTGAAGATATTGCATCTCTTTCTGTTAAGATGGTTCAAACTAGGAAGCATACTGTTTTTCCTTTGGTCTACAAGCTAATTGAGTTGGCTTTGTTATTACCTGTGTCAACGGCAAGTGTTGAGAGAGCATTTTCTGTAATGAACATCATTAAGAGAGaattgcgcaacaagattgaaGATGATTGGATGAATGATTTAATGGTTTGCTATACAGAGAAAGAGATATTCAAATCCATTGATGATGAGATCATTATTCGACGATTTCAACATCTGAAAACTAGAAGAATGCAATTGCCTCGGTCATCAAGAACTTAGTGGTATGTCTACTTCTTTTGTTCCTATAGTTTCCTTCTTTGAACTTTTATCGTGTATAGGATTGATATGGAGCTTAAATTCTATGCAGCACCACTTTTTTACAGTCTTGTTTGATTTTAGTGTGCTCTTCTTAGCCCCCTTATTCTCGACCTGCGTTCGCCACTGATGCCGGTGCGTAGAATGGCTTCGACTTGGTAGTTTAGGTTGGGTTGGTAATAAACGAGACACGTTCGTAGAAACATGGTGATGAGGATCGCAGGCGGTGCTAACCTGACCTTTTGGCACCAGCAACACACTAAGAATGTGGCAACCGTGGTTGATACTTGATAAGCTGTAAGGAGAGGTAAAATCTTGACTATGAACAGTATATAAAAAAACTTGACTACGAAATCTGGACCAATTGTTGAGAAATGTCCTCGATACGGACAAGAAATAACTCTGTGTGGCGTACAAGGATTACATTACCGGTGATACATCATTTATCAGTGAACTCCGGTAACAATAATCAGTTGAAAATTAGTGAAAATCGTCAAAATCGATCGGTAAGAGgaatcaaattcaaaaaacaaaaatcGACAGTTTATGGTCGATAATCGATGCAAACCAAACGATTTATCGCTTCGCCTACTGAAAATGTGTTTTGGCAgtggaaaaaaatagaaaagtttGATAGCATTTAATTTTTTAGGTTATGTATGATATTCTATTAGATAAATTACACATAAATGCACACTTTTACATATGGAATTGCCTAAGaaataaacatgttcacatattTTGCCCATAAAATTGCATGAAGCGCATGAATTTACACATATATACAAACCACGAAGTGTATAGTCCAAATAAACAAATGAGTGCATAGTTCATACAAACCTCATAGTTTACACAAAGAAAAGAGTACATAGTTTATACAAATCTCATAGTGCGTAGAAACAAAAGAGTACATAGTCTGTACAAGCCATATACAAACTAGCAAACTCATAGTCCATACATAAAGGCATTCGGCATATCAATTTAATCATTCTTCGGTCTCTTCTTGCTGGTACGTGTGATATCCATAATAATATTCTTAAATATTGAAATGAACTCAAATAAGAGGGGAACACATAATGATGAAATTGTAATGTAGGTACGTATATGTAATTCACCAATCTGACCACTAGTGCTCATGCCAAGATGTACCGGTAGTTGAATGAAGTGGTTTGGATATGGTGATGGATATGAATATGGTTGTGGGCACGGATATGGGTATGGTGGTGGATGTGAATATGGTTGTGGGCACGGATATGGGTATGGTTGTGGGTATGGATATGGGTAGGAGGGTGGACGTGGATAGTTGGAGGTTGAACTCACTGAACTGGAGCTATCGCCTTCCCGAGGATCAAATCGACGTCGGTTGCGACATGGGTTGaccatgatcttgatcttgtgtggCATGTGTGAAATCTGTCTCCCCggtaaaattatttttttcctaAGCAACCAATTGTTGCTTTCAACATGTGACAGCATTCTGGAATCAAGAGAATGtctagttttttataaaaataagttctctactttttatgattttttaaaaaattttaaattttgcattgAAATCCGTCAATATTTGAGCCGGTTTTTATTTTCAGCTAGCATCGGTAATAATAAATTTTACCGATAATCACGATTATCTAACGATTTTGTATTCCTTGGTGGCGTATGGTAACCTTTGTGTCGTTCCTTTCAAACAACAGTCATGTGCCTGCTTAGTCGCGCCTCGCACTACGAGTTGATCCGGCTGGTGCTCGCCCTGACAGTTCGTTGTTACCAACCGTGTGCTAGATGATAAATAGGTAGTGACGCTTAAAAAAAAACCACGGCCATcgctttttaaaaaaaaaaaaagaaaaaagaaaagagtactAGCAGTTTGTGCGCTACATGGATGTTGCCCGGCAGCACAATGTCCCTCAGCCACGGACGCGAGATGAATTCGTGCGCACGGATACAGTACACGTCGGATGGATGCACGCCGGAGACGATCACGGCGGCCTTATCCGCCGTACGGGCGGAACTCGCCACCTAAAAGACCCAGAGGTCGCCGTGCATGGCCGTCCTTGCTTCTAGGCCTGCCTGCGGTGTGTTGCCCCCTGATGGGTGGTTGGACCGTTGGAAGCCTGCTGCGATGTATGCCTGGACTTGAGATGAATTATCCACTACTGCAaggtgcattttttttttgtgagggGTTGTGAGACGATTGGATTGGATTTGTCTTGCGTTCATATGGAGGCGTGCGTGATCCTTTCCGGGTCTGAACCTGCTAAACCTGATATTAATAGCTGCCTGGACCAGTAAGTGCACTGACCGGATGGCAACGAGAATGGGAACACGGTCAAGGCGATGACTGGAGGATGACACGGCACTGCTCTGTACACACGCTAGCTGCAACGCCAGCAACGGCAAGAGCAAGGTTAGTTTCTTCGGTAAAAAAGAGAGAGCTATTATTGGCGAGACTTTCTGGCCCGGAGCAAGCTGCCAATGGTATCGTTGCAAAGCAGTTGGCGCTTGGCGGGGATGACGGTTGACGATGGGTGCTAGCCTAGCTAGGAGGTTGGTTCGGCACCACAAAGGAATATTCCTTCTTGTTCTCGCTGTGGACTCCGACCCTCTGAATTTGCAGTCGGAGTCGGTGCAGCACGCGAGCAGGCTGATGAGATCGCCGATGATTGATGTCAGTATGTCACGGCAGACTGGACTAGTGCAGACTTGCAGAGATGAGTGGAGGCAAATGCACTTGAAGAGAAACAGGTCAGAACAGCCGCCTCAGTACATTTAAAATCTGCTCCGCGACAAGTCAGTTTAATCTGCTCCGCGACAAGTCAGTTTTTACAGTCGACGGATAGCAACACGGAATTGGCCGCTTTGCATAGCATTGCATATTTACATGATGCTCTACCTAAACTTGTAACAATGTCATACACGACGACGTCACCTGCTAGTGTTCTGCATTCTGTTCAAACATACAGATGATCCACTAGCGACGCAACGATGAACAAATCTTACAAGTACAACAAGTCAAAGAATCTCTCCTGTCTCTCTCCCTGATCTGGTGATCTCCTCCCAACAACAAAAGGGTAACGAAGACGCTGTTAAATTAATGTTACGAAAATCCAGCATCAACTGCACTACTCTCCTAGCTGCAGTAATCAACTAGCAGTCCCGATCAAAAGCTAAATCCTCTGTCGTCGAAGCGAAGCAGCTAGCTATGGCGCAATGGCGCCGTCCAAGTCGTCGCCACGTACGCCAAGTCACGGTCACGGTCAGTCCTGGAACCCGGTGGTCCGCTTCCACACCGCGTCCCGCACCTTGAGCGTCCTGCCGACGGCCCCGCCCGCCTCGTGCGCCGACAgcgacgcggcgcggcgccgccacGCGAGCTCGTGCGGCGGGAtcacggcgtcggcggcgtcctcgtcgtcgccgtcgtccacCTCCCAGtcgtccccggccgcggccgcggagccCGCGTGGTGGGCCCGGTACTCGCCGCCCAGGATCTTGGACCAGTCCGGGATGTTCACTGGCAGGGACCCGTGCGcggcccggccggcgccgcccgccaacgccggcggcgccgccgggagcgggcgggcccgcggcgccggcgcctgggccggcgcggcgctcggGGCGAGCGCGCCCCAGATGTCGGACTCGTCGAActcctcgcccgcgccggcggcgggcgggacgggcaccgccacgccgcgcgccaccggggacggcggcgcgaggTGGAGGTACGCACGCTCCGTGGCCGCCGACCGCGTGCTCCTCGCCATTACCGAACTGCCACCACGTGCTCCGTGGGTGACCGAGACGGATCGCAGCGAGAGGTGTGGAAGCACTAGAGGAGTGAGGCCAACGAGAGGCGGGAGGGATTGGAGGCGGAGAAGAAGCGCCCGCGTGGAGTGGAGagcaggagagggagggaggggagatcAGCGCGTGCGCCGGTGGTCGGGCCGCGGATTTATACGCGCTGGCGCTGGCTGGAGGGGCCGAGAGCGGAAAGCGGGTGGAAACGGATAAGGCCGTTTATGCAATGACCGTTTCGCCCCTGAGCAACCCTTGGATTGCTACGACTAGGAGGACGGGACGCTCGTTGACTTGTGCCGCTGAGCGGTGGGCCCAGCTAGCAGCGAGCGGTATTCGTTTCGAGGGAAGTTTGGGTTGGTGGGGGTATTTGTTTTTTAAAAAGCTGGGTCTAGGAAGGGAGGTGCCGCCACGTTGGTGGACGACCGGCAGCCGATAGAGTGGTGGGCCCAATGTGTTTTTTTGTTTCGGATAGGTGGATCAGCATTCAGCAATTTAAATAAAACCGCGATCCGAGGATTATCCATTCATGTAAAATAATTACGCCGCGGCCAGTGGGCCAACAGAATTAAACACGACGACCTGCAAAACCGCGACGCGCGCCTACGTGTGTGCACCCAGGGCCAAATTGTTCTTGCTGATGCTGATGATCTGTACGTGCGACGGCGCGAGCCAGAGAGCCAGATGTCAGACCGCCATAAAATTTGGGTGGCCAATGACATGGCTCGGCTCCCGCGGGTGGGTCCCGGGCCCGAAGTGTTCCGGGCCGCCAAACGTACACGCGCCGCGCCGGATCGTTAATTCGTTATCCGCTGCGTGGGAATGGGATGGGGTTCCGTCGCTTTCGGCCGCATGCACCGGGACGCAGAACTAGAAGTGGTGGACGCGGGGCCGGACCCGGTCGCCGggccgttggcggcggcgcacgtggcGAACCTGGAGTGGATGCGCCCCGCGAGGccacgtgtgtgtgtgtgggggggggggggggggggggggacgcctGCGCGGCCGGATTCTATGCACCCGCGACGGACAGGGATTTGGATTTTGGATTTGGCCGCGCGACAGCGCCCGTCTGTCGACGCGCCCGCCGTCGCTGGAGATGCAGAGGCCAGAGAGCCTCTCGTTTGCTCAAGACTGAAGAGGGGGAGCTGGTGCCTGGTGGCCGTCTGGTGCTCATCGGCAGTCTGCTTGGTGCGTACCGTGGGCTGTGTCGGTGGGTGGCGTGGCGGTGCCGACGCGCGCGCCGTGCTGCGCGTCGGCGGGAGGGATCCTGCGCCGGAGCGCCCACGGCCGCGGCGGTGCAGTGCATGCACGGGAGCGCCGCTGGGTACATGGTGGATGGCCGTGTTGCATGGATTTCTCTTTAGCAGCTCGTCACATGATGTTCTGGGCTTCTGCGTTCTGGGAGACCGTGGGGACACGCCCGCTGCTCTGCCGGATGTCGTGTCGTTCGTGGCTGCCGGTGGAGGTAAAGGTAAGTGAGGAGCCCGTGGGCCGTGGCCTTGTCGTGGACATTACAGGAAGCTGGTGCACGGTGCTAGATTTGTTGGCCGTGCCCGTCAACAAACTGCTGGCCTTTTTGTAGGTTAGGGACCGAAACCGGTTGAGGGAGGTGGGCTCGGGGCTTCAACTGGCCGCAAAAATTCTACGAGCCTGGGCCGGGAGGAGGAGAGAATGTGCGCGGCCGCTGGCCTTAAAGCGGGCCTGCTACCGCTTGGCCAATGTGAATGTGATGTGCCGCTGGGTCTGCTGGTCAAGTGGGCCTGCTACCGCTTGCAACCAAAAGGAAAATGGGATGACTTATCTAGCCGGTCGCCCGGCCCAAACCGTCAAGGACGTAACCACCAATTAACCTGTACACCTTTGACCAATTAAGACGGAATGCAAGggccatttctttttttttacgggCTTTTGTTTCTGTTCATccaggagggggggggggaattgGAGAAAGGTGCTCTCTCTGACGACCTTGTAAAACTGCAAAATGCTTTGTCTGCTCTAACATACTTCCTCTATGCCGAAAAGAATGCAACTTTCGCGGATCGCCGAGGGCTACCTCCACTCCTTGTCTCCTTGGTGCGGGACTCAGGCGGGCCGCGGAGCTGCTCGTAGGCTTTGGTCTGACCGTGACAGGGGCTCGCGCTTACGGCTGGGACAGACTGCGGAAAGGGCGGCGGTAGCCGGCGGCGAAGTGGTGCGGGAGCAGGAACGGTATTCAAGCCACCGAGGGATATTTCCGAGTTGGTAAGTATCAGGTAAGAGATTGTCGAGATCTAGAACGCGATGGTATAAGAAACACGAAACTTTAGATAGGTTCGGATCGCCAAAAGCATAATATTCTACGTCCTATGTGTTAATTTGTATTGACTTAGATGATGATATATGTTTGGAGGGGGTTCTGcacgcccttatatagtctgtgGAACAGGGTTATATGAAAATCTTAGCCAGATACAAGCTAAGGAGTATTACTCGAGCATGGTCGAGTAGTTTCTTTTGTTCCAACTAGTCCTACTTCTGatcgggtagttacaagggGATAAGTAGGGATGGCAACAGATAAAATCCGTATGGATATAGATTTCGTAGATCCGCACCCGCGAGCCAAAACTCGTGCCCGCACCCACAACCCGCAACGGATACAAAATAATACCCGTACCCGCTATCCGCTGATACCTGTATGCCTGTGGGTATGCCTGTGTACCTGCAAACTTTAGAAAATCAAGTATATAATCCAATTTTAATAGcaagaaaaaataatatatagcGAACAAGTAAGTCTAAACCAATAAATAAAATAGTCTGACATGATACATCCATCATCTCAAATCAAAGTCAGCACAAATTAACACCATTATTACATAAAAAGTTGAGTTGAACCAAGCAAATTTATGGGTTTACGGGTTCGGATATTAAAATTTTAAACCCGCTAGAAGATATCTGTTGGGTTTAGAGTTGTAccgcgcccgtgcccgcggGCGCAAACTCAGACATGAATCCGCGCCCACTGTCCAGTTTGGTATCCGCGGCTATTTTGTACCCATTGTCATCTTTAGGGATAAGGTATGATCCACGTATCATTCTTTATTCTAGAACATTTTATACCTGTGAGCAGTCTCGTTGCCTCAGGTCTGACACAGGGTTCTATTTAAAAATATCTAAATCAAGAGGGGTATATGTAAAATGTAAGGATCTAATTGTAAATATTCAGATCGTGGTTAGTCACCACGATTCGAAAAATAGAGGGTTATCTCATTATCTGCAAATTTTAAGAGCTTTTATGCAATTATATgggggcgctggcggcggcagccCTCTCACCGTGCGTCCTGCTCGAGCGCGGCGGTCCTCGCTCAAATTATATCCTCACGCCACGGGATGCGAGttagcacgccgccgccggaaacGGCACCTAGCTGCATGGATGTTTCTACGTTTCCATTTCGACGGCTCATGCACTCGGCGGCGCTCCTCGTCACCTCGCTGCAGAGTTGGTATGCTTACAAGTTACATTTGCGCTGAAGATGTAGAGGATTCCAGTTTTCCTCTGCACTACACCCTGCTACTACCACCAGTTTTCGGCTCGGAGAAGAAGGGCTTCGTGCCGGGCGGAGACGGGGGCCGGGCGGGCAGGGCCATGGCCCTCTAATGTTGGTGTAACTACACATAAAACTCCCTAATCTCATTGCTAATGTTGCTAATTAACAAGGTGTGGCCCCTTCTGATTATCGGTATTAGTAAATTGGCCCCCTCTATGTTTCAATCCTGCCTCCGCCCCTGCGTGCCTTCATCCATCTCCTGCTAAAAGCTTGAGCTGATGCGGGCAGCGTGacctcgccggagttcaccCGCGGCGCTCCATTCGCTCGCCGTCCTTTTCCGATCGAGCATCAAAATCCCCGCACGCTTACACGGGGCCGGCCGGACTCCCTGCCGCTAGCTGGTCGGTAGAACCGCccgacgacgacgtcgccgGAAACCAGTGGAcgggacacatgcatagagcgcGCACGCCGCATATATTTATCGTCCTGTAGCAGAGAATGCAAACTGCCGCCCTTGTCCGGCGCTGCCAGCACTGACGCAGGGCGACGCATCGGGGGGTCTCGGGGGGGACCGGGCCCGTGACGGCGACGCCGGCAGCCCGGCTCTTTCCAGCCACACATGCGCAGGTGGCAGCGCCGGATTGGCCGGCCGCCGCGTACCGTCCGGGCCAGTGATCTCAAGGCCGCCGTCGAGCCAGGTGTCGCCTCTGCAGGACGCGCGTGGGCGTTGCGTAGGAAAAGatggttcttctttttcttccacgAAAGGGAAATCCGGAAATGGAAGAAAGGCGGATTCCGTTGGGGTTCAGTACTGTGGCCTCGTGGAAATGGCGGGCATGCCGGCGAATGTTCTGTAACCCTCCGCTTCGCTGTCATGCTTGTGGCTTGTCCTCGTCAGGGAGAGTGACCTGGGCTGATCTCCCATCCGGTACAGGCCTACAGGGCGTGCTCATCAGCTCCTGGCCAATGCTAGGGACAAACGGACAGTACCGGCCCTTTTAATTAGGTCATGTGGATGAGTGGTTGAGGAACGATCGGGGGTATCAGGCAACGGGAAGAGAACAAAATCACACAACTCAGCAGGACAACTCACAGGACAGGATTAAAGCTAGCAAGCTCTGTTCATGCAAAGTGCTCTGCTAGCTAATTGATCCCAATGATCAGCCGTGAGTCCTGCGGCGAGTTTTTCGTGGTCCCAGTCTCCCAGAAGGTCAGGACTCGAGATTAGGTTAGAGAAGAAGGCCGCGCTTGCATCACGG
This window of the Panicum virgatum strain AP13 chromosome 1K, P.virgatum_v5, whole genome shotgun sequence genome carries:
- the LOC120657176 gene encoding uncharacterized protein LOC120657176 — its product is MARSTRSAATERAYLHLAPPSPVARGVAVPVPPAAGAGEEFDESDIWGALAPSAAPAQAPAPRARPLPAAPPALAGGAGRAAHGSLPVNIPDWSKILGGEYRAHHAGSAAAAGDDWEVDDGDDEDAADAVIPPHELAWRRRAASLSAHEAGGAVGRTLKVRDAVWKRTTGFQD